The following proteins come from a genomic window of Malus domestica chromosome 02, GDT2T_hap1:
- the LOC103405096 gene encoding short-chain dehydrogenase ptmH-like yields the protein MSTSDSKVVLVTGCAKGGIGYEYCKAFAEQKCIVFATDILHRMNDIDLSPSKYIDTLELDVSSDESVALAVKTIISKYGRIDVLVNNAGIGSTGPLAELPLETIRRAWEINTLGQLRLVQQVVPYMASQRRGSIVNIGSVVGKVPTPWAGSYCASKAAVHAMSNTLRVELKPFGIDVVLVMPGAVRSNFGSANVERLGGQDWKLYKEFKEAIAERARASQGRKATDGGVFARHVAQKVLRPRPPKVISFGHMTGLFAVLSWSPLWVRDIFFSTRFKLHKKL from the coding sequence ATGAGTACTTCTGACTCTAAAGTTGTTCTAGTTACAGGTTGTGCCAAAGGTGGCATTGGCTATGAGTACTGTAAGGCTTTCGCCGAGCAGAAATGCATCGTCTTTGCCACCGACATCTTACACCGCATGAACGACATAGACTTAAGTCCTTCAAAATACATTGACACACTTGAGCTTGATGTGTCTTCAGACGAAAGTGTCGCATTGGCCGTAAAGACGATTATTTCCAAGTATGGCCGCATCGACGTTCTTGTTAATAATGCCGGAATAGGAAGCACCGGACCTCTCGCCGAGCTTCCGTTAGAGACTATAAGAAGGGCTTGGGAGATTAACACGCTTGGGCAACTGAGACTTGTACAACAAGTGGTGCCATACATGGCATCACAGCGCAGAGGCAGCATTGTAAATATCGGAAGCGTTGTGGGCAAAGTGCCAACACCATGGGCAGGGTCTTATTGTGCAAGCAAGGCAGCAGTGCATGCAATGTCAAATACTTTAAGGGTTGAACTGAAGCCGTTTGGTATTGATGTTGTGCTGGTTATGCCTGGGGcagttagatcaaattttgggAGTGCAAATGTAGAGAGGTTGGGCGGTCAGGATTGGAAACTATATAAGGAGTTTAAGGAGGCCATTGCTGAGAGAGCCAGGGCTTCTCAAGGAAGAAAAGCAACGGATGGTGGTGTGTTTGCTAGGCATGTTGCACAGAAAGTTTTGAGGCCCAGACCACCAAAGGTTATTAGTTTTGGTCACATGACTGGTTTGTTTGCTGTGCTTTCTTGGTCTCCTCTTTGGGTGAGAGATATCTTCTTCTCAACTCGATTCAAATTACATAAGAAGCTATAA
- the LOC103405076 gene encoding heterogeneous nuclear ribonucleoprotein 1-like: MEPQPRRLYVANLPNKFTETTMKEYFCKYGEVKDCVIIVDKVTRKPRGFGFVSFTHPSVAEQVMGEGHIILGRKVDVKTALPKSTVKNQNQEDQHAQSEPSYNARRIFVGGLPHNLTQEEFKNYFEKFDTVTDAVIVCCKESGKSRGFGFITFESEDAADEALQNKYHELNDKFVEVKRAVPMVTNKNPVTTYDRNRVEFDYGTRPHRFGNFGNLLYSGVYCISCLSPYEVGHQEGCRPLGYLFPYICPYDHQV; encoded by the exons ATGGAACCTCAGCCCAGAAGGTTGTACGTGGCTAACTTACCGAACAAGTTTACTGAAACTACCATGAAAGAATACTTCTGCAAGTATGGTGAAGTAAAGGACTGTGTGATTATCGTAGACAAAGTTACTCGTAAACCTAGAGGATTCGGCTTTGTTTCCTTCACTCACCCATCGGTGGCTGAACAAGTCATGGGAGAAGGGCACATCATCCTCGGTAGAAAG GTAGATGTGAAGACAGCTTTACCAAAGAGTACTGTGAAAAACCAAAACCAAGAGGACCAACATGCTCAATCCGAACCATCTTATAACGCCAGAAGGATTTTTGTTGGAGGTTTACCACACAATCTAACGCAAGAGGAATTCAAGAACTACTTTGAGAAGTTCGACACAGTTACGGATGCGGTTATAGTATGTTGCAAGGAAAGTGGCAAGTCCAGGGGCTTTGGCTTCATCACTTTTGAATCAGAGGACGCCGCGGATGAAGCCTTGCAGAACAAATATCATGAATTGAATGATAAATTCGTGGAGGTAAAGAGGGCTGTGCCGATGGTTACAAATAAGAATCCGGTCACGACATATGACCGTAACCGAGTAGAATTCGATTATGGAACAAGGCCTCATCGGTTTGGAAATTTTGGAAATTTGTTATATAGTGGTGTTTACTGCATTAGTTGTTTGAGTCCTTATGAGGTTGGACACCAAGAAGGGTGCCGTCCACTTGGTTATCTTTTCCCTTATATATGTCCGTATGACCATCAAGTCTAA